Proteins from a genomic interval of Capsicum annuum cultivar UCD-10X-F1 chromosome 4, UCD10Xv1.1, whole genome shotgun sequence:
- the LOC107868467 gene encoding 3-ketoacyl-CoA synthase 11-like, with amino-acid sequence MAVAGEALKTNITTLAPLVLPMSEQLQFFVTLVARKTLKMKIKPYMPDFKLAFEHFCIHAGGRAVLDEIEKNLELSQWHMEPSRMTLYRFGNTSSSSLWYELAYSEAKGRIKKGDKAWQIAFGSGFKCNSAVWRALRTINPAKEKNPWMDEIHEFPVEVPKF; translated from the coding sequence ATGGCGGTTGCAGGGGAAGCACTAAAAACAAACATAACGACACTCGCGCCATTAGTCCTTCCTATGTCCGAGCAGCTCCAATTCTTCGTGACATTAGTCGCGAGGAAGACCCTCAAGATGAAAATAAAACCTTACATGCCCGATTTCAAGCTGGCGTTCGAGCATTTCTGCATACACGCCGGTGGAAGGGCCGTGCTGGATGAGATTGAGAAGAATCTCGAGCTCAGCCAGTGGCATATGGAGCCATCAAGAATGACACTATACAGGTTTGGCAACACATCAAGCAGCTCTTTGTGGTATGAATTGGCTTATTCTGAAGCTAAAGGGAGGATCAAGAAAGGAGACAAAGCATGGCAAATTGCATTTGGCTCTGGATTTAAATGTAACAGTGCCGTGTGGCGCGCGCTGAGGACGATTAATCCTGCTAAAGAGAAGAATCCATGGATGGATGAGATTCATGAATTTCCCGTTGAAGTACCTAAATTCTAA